The following are from one region of the Streptomyces rubrogriseus genome:
- a CDS encoding response regulator yields MTDDEVTAAAVADDPVTDDAVTDDAVISLLVVDDHPVVRDGLRGMFESAPGFRVLGEAAGGAEAVERAAALDPDVILMDLRMPGGSGVDAIRELTRRGARARVLVLTTYDTDSDTLPAIEAGATGYLLKDAPRDDLFTAVRAAAQGRTVLSPAVASRLVSAVRAPKTPGAEPLSAREREVLALVARGTSNKEIARELFISEATVKTHLTHLYAKLGVNDRAAAVATAYDRGILG; encoded by the coding sequence ATGACCGATGACGAAGTGACCGCCGCCGCGGTGGCCGACGACCCCGTGACGGATGACGCCGTGACCGATGACGCCGTGATCTCCCTGCTCGTCGTCGACGACCACCCCGTGGTCCGCGACGGCCTGCGCGGCATGTTCGAGTCGGCGCCCGGCTTCCGCGTCCTCGGCGAGGCTGCGGGCGGCGCCGAGGCGGTGGAACGGGCCGCCGCGCTCGACCCCGACGTGATCCTCATGGACCTGCGGATGCCGGGCGGTTCGGGCGTGGACGCCATCCGGGAGCTGACGAGGCGCGGCGCCCGCGCGAGGGTGCTCGTGCTCACCACGTACGACACCGACTCCGACACCCTGCCCGCGATCGAGGCCGGCGCGACCGGCTACCTCCTCAAGGACGCGCCCCGCGACGACCTGTTCACCGCGGTCCGCGCGGCGGCCCAGGGCCGCACGGTGCTGTCCCCGGCGGTCGCCTCCCGCCTGGTCTCCGCCGTCCGCGCCCCGAAGACCCCCGGTGCCGAGCCCCTCTCCGCCCGGGAGCGCGAGGTGCTCGCCCTGGTGGCGCGCGGCACCTCCAACAAGGAGATCGCCCGGGAGCTGTTCATCAGCGAGGCGACCGTGAAGACCCACCTCACCCACCTCTACGCCAAGCTGGGCGTCAACGACCGGGCGGCGGCCGTCGCGACGGCGTACGACCGGGGCATCCTCGGCTGA
- a CDS encoding enoyl-CoA hydratase/isomerase family protein translates to MTVHLEVAEGVGTLRLDRPPMNALDVATQDRLKELAEEITRREDVRAVVIHGGEKVFAAGADIKEMQVMDHAAMIARSRALQDSFTAVARIPKPVVAAVTGYALGGGCELALCADFRIAGENAKLGQPEILLGLIPGAGGTQRLSRLIGPSKAKDLIFTGRQVKADEALALGLVDRVVPAAEVYEQAHAWAARLAKGPAIALRAAKEAIDTGLETDIETGLAVERNWFAGLFATEDRERGIRSFVEEGPGKAKFL, encoded by the coding sequence ATGACCGTACATCTCGAAGTCGCCGAAGGCGTCGGAACGCTGCGCCTGGACCGTCCGCCGATGAACGCGTTGGACGTCGCCACCCAGGACCGGTTGAAGGAGCTGGCCGAGGAGATCACCCGGCGCGAGGACGTGCGCGCCGTGGTGATCCACGGCGGCGAGAAGGTGTTCGCGGCGGGCGCGGACATCAAGGAGATGCAGGTGATGGACCACGCGGCGATGATCGCGCGGTCCCGTGCCCTGCAGGACTCCTTCACCGCGGTGGCCCGCATCCCCAAGCCGGTGGTCGCGGCGGTGACCGGCTACGCGCTGGGCGGCGGCTGCGAACTCGCCCTGTGCGCCGACTTCCGCATCGCGGGGGAGAACGCCAAGCTCGGCCAGCCCGAGATCCTGCTCGGCCTGATCCCCGGCGCGGGCGGCACCCAGCGGCTGTCCCGGCTGATCGGCCCCTCCAAGGCCAAGGACCTGATCTTCACCGGCCGTCAGGTGAAGGCCGACGAGGCCCTGGCGCTCGGCCTGGTGGACCGGGTGGTCCCGGCCGCCGAGGTCTACGAGCAGGCGCACGCCTGGGCCGCGCGGCTCGCCAAGGGCCCGGCCATCGCACTGCGCGCGGCGAAGGAGGCGATCGACACGGGCCTGGAGACGGACATCGAGACCGGCCTCGCCGTCGAGCGCAACTGGTTCGCGGGGCTGTTCGCCACCGAGGACCGCGAGCGCGGGATCCGCAGCTTCGTGGAAGAGGGCCCGGGCAAGGCCAAGTTCCTCTGA
- a CDS encoding ATP-binding protein: MAGLDGTEQPRGAGRATAARWSPAVEDERALKALDLFGNPTEHEVPLPSRPESAATARRLAQVVALRQWQLGPKVTEDAVLLVSELVGNAVRHTGARVFGLRMRRRPGWIRVEVRDPSRGLPCLMPVQETDISGRGLFLVDKLSDRWGVDLLPRGKTTWFEMRVLDR; the protein is encoded by the coding sequence ATGGCGGGGCTGGATGGTACGGAACAGCCGCGGGGAGCCGGACGTGCGACCGCGGCGCGCTGGTCGCCGGCGGTCGAGGACGAGCGGGCGCTCAAGGCGCTGGACCTGTTCGGCAACCCCACGGAGCACGAAGTTCCGTTACCCTCCCGGCCCGAGTCCGCCGCCACCGCCCGCCGGCTGGCCCAGGTCGTCGCCCTGCGTCAGTGGCAGCTCGGCCCCAAGGTCACGGAGGACGCCGTCCTCCTCGTCTCCGAACTGGTCGGCAACGCCGTACGCCACACCGGTGCCCGGGTCTTCGGCCTCCGCATGCGGCGCCGCCCCGGCTGGATCCGGGTCGAGGTCCGAGACCCCTCCCGGGGGCTGCCCTGTCTGATGCCGGTGCAGGAGACGGACATCAGCGGGCGCGGCCTCTTCCTCGTCGACAAGCTCTCCGACCGGTGGGGCGTCGATCTGCTGCCGCGCGGGAAGACCACCTGGTTCGAGATGCGGGTCCTGGACCGCTGA
- a CDS encoding GNAT family N-acetyltransferase yields the protein MAESLRDILDAAARGVFPAADGGTSVVPQFGDRDAGVIAFTAHSVVFTDEADEGWVRGTLASLGCDPLAATMNSRFLAAFAERTGRATDTIDVLLTGAPLPGRPDLALEEVADPGHPRVVAARRRRDGVRVWAADGGVLVLGRGVGGRLEVAVEVAEGARHRGLGRLLVTAARQLAGGEVVWAQVSAGNARSLRAFQAAGYRPVGSEALFLRP from the coding sequence GTGGCGGAGAGCCTGCGGGACATTCTGGACGCGGCGGCGCGGGGGGTGTTCCCCGCGGCGGACGGCGGCACGAGCGTCGTGCCGCAGTTCGGCGACCGGGACGCGGGGGTCATCGCCTTCACCGCCCACTCGGTGGTCTTCACCGACGAGGCGGACGAGGGCTGGGTGCGGGGGACCTTGGCGTCGCTGGGCTGCGATCCGCTCGCCGCGACGATGAACTCCCGGTTCCTGGCGGCGTTCGCGGAGCGCACGGGCCGGGCGACGGACACGATCGACGTGCTGCTGACCGGGGCGCCGCTGCCCGGGCGCCCCGACCTGGCGCTGGAGGAGGTCGCCGATCCCGGGCACCCCCGGGTGGTCGCCGCCCGGCGGCGGCGCGACGGGGTGCGGGTGTGGGCGGCGGACGGCGGGGTGCTGGTGCTGGGCCGCGGGGTCGGCGGGCGGCTCGAGGTGGCCGTGGAGGTGGCGGAGGGCGCCCGGCACCGGGGGCTCGGGCGGCTGCTGGTGACGGCGGCGCGGCAGCTGGCCGGGGGTGAGGTGGTCTGGGCGCAGGTTTCGGCGGGGAACGCCCGCAGTCTGCGGGCGTTCCAGGCGGCGGGTTACCGGCCGGTGGGCTCGGAGGCGCTGTTCCTGCGCCCCTGA
- a CDS encoding ADP-ribosyltransferase — protein MITTRLRRRTAAAVLSISAVLATTAATAPGAATVPAAAPAKAAPACPQFDDRTKAAADRGVDVDRITPEPVWRTTCGTLYRSDSRGPQVVFEEGFHAKDVQNGQYDVEKYVLVNQPSPYVSTSYDHDLYKTWYKSGYNYYIDAPGGIDVNKTIGDTHKWADQVEVAFPGGIQRKYIIGVCPVDRQTKTEIMSDCESNPHYQPWH, from the coding sequence ATGATCACCACTCGTCTGCGCCGCCGGACCGCCGCCGCGGTCCTGTCGATCTCCGCCGTCCTCGCCACCACCGCGGCCACCGCCCCCGGTGCCGCCACGGTCCCGGCGGCGGCCCCCGCCAAGGCCGCCCCGGCCTGCCCCCAGTTCGACGACAGGACCAAGGCCGCCGCCGACCGCGGCGTCGACGTCGACCGCATCACGCCCGAGCCGGTCTGGCGCACCACCTGCGGCACCCTCTACCGCAGTGACAGCCGCGGCCCGCAGGTCGTCTTCGAAGAGGGCTTCCACGCCAAGGACGTCCAGAACGGGCAGTACGACGTCGAGAAGTACGTCCTGGTCAACCAGCCCTCGCCGTACGTCTCGACGAGCTACGACCACGACCTCTACAAGACCTGGTACAAGTCCGGCTACAACTACTACATCGACGCCCCCGGCGGCATCGACGTCAACAAGACCATCGGCGACACCCACAAGTGGGCCGACCAGGTCGAGGTCGCCTTCCCCGGCGGCATCCAGCGGAAGTACATCATCGGCGTCTGTCCGGTCGACCGGCAGACCAAGACCGAGATCATGAGCGACTGCGAGAGCAACCCGCACTACCAGCCCTGGCACTGA
- a CDS encoding EF-hand domain-containing protein — MADIEEARKQFERIDTDGDGLITAAEFKTALAQGGDWNVTESVAEAIIAGRDVDGDKQLSFDEFWAHLNK, encoded by the coding sequence GTGGCCGACATCGAGGAAGCACGCAAGCAGTTCGAGCGGATCGACACGGACGGTGACGGCCTCATCACCGCGGCCGAGTTCAAGACCGCGCTCGCCCAGGGCGGCGACTGGAACGTCACCGAGTCGGTGGCCGAGGCGATCATCGCCGGCCGCGACGTCGACGGCGACAAGCAGCTGTCGTTCGACGAGTTCTGGGCCCACCTGAACAAGTGA
- a CDS encoding sensor histidine kinase, with the protein MTRTAAVDERWAAFHRWGPYALLAVGTLVAWSAADAIGMTTGERRASGALIGAAVVLQLWWNRAARTRPEPSRAGTCYYAVRWAIGFALTWLNPLFAFYAVVGYFGAQYLLPRRLCRAGLFATAVTLAGSQSGGLPPNGVMGWVLFGAILTVNSMLVALFAHFAALEEARSRARVETIAELERTNAALQQALDENAALHAQLLVQAREAGVADERRRLAAEIHDTLAQGLTGIIAQLQVVAAAPEPALGREHLDRALALARHSLGEARRSVHNLSPVALADDGLPDALKKTVTEWGGRTGVQARFTVTGTAEHLHDEVAATLLRIAQEALSNTARHAAADRVGVTLSYMGDEVTLDIRDDGRGFDPLTARERTPGGGFGLDGMRARAERIAGSLTVEAEPGHGTAVSARVPLVRHDR; encoded by the coding sequence ATGACGCGGACGGCGGCGGTCGACGAGCGGTGGGCGGCGTTCCACCGCTGGGGCCCGTACGCGCTGCTGGCCGTCGGGACGCTGGTCGCCTGGTCGGCCGCCGACGCCATCGGCATGACGACCGGCGAGCGGCGGGCGAGCGGCGCACTGATCGGTGCGGCCGTCGTGCTGCAACTGTGGTGGAACCGGGCGGCGCGCACCCGCCCCGAGCCGTCCCGGGCCGGCACCTGCTACTACGCCGTCCGCTGGGCCATCGGCTTCGCCCTCACCTGGCTGAACCCGCTGTTCGCCTTCTACGCGGTCGTCGGCTACTTCGGCGCCCAGTACCTGCTGCCCCGCAGGCTGTGCCGGGCCGGACTGTTCGCCACCGCCGTCACCCTCGCGGGTTCGCAGTCCGGCGGGCTGCCGCCGAACGGGGTCATGGGCTGGGTGCTCTTCGGCGCGATCCTCACCGTCAACAGCATGCTGGTGGCCCTCTTCGCGCACTTCGCCGCGCTGGAGGAGGCCCGCAGCCGCGCCCGCGTCGAGACCATCGCCGAACTGGAGCGCACCAACGCCGCCCTCCAGCAGGCCCTCGACGAGAACGCCGCCCTGCACGCCCAGCTCCTGGTGCAGGCCCGCGAGGCCGGGGTCGCCGACGAGCGCAGGCGGCTGGCCGCCGAGATCCACGACACCCTGGCCCAGGGCCTGACCGGCATCATCGCCCAGCTCCAGGTCGTGGCGGCCGCCCCGGAACCGGCGCTGGGCCGGGAGCACCTGGACCGGGCCCTCGCCCTGGCCCGGCACAGCCTGGGCGAGGCCCGCCGCTCCGTGCACAACCTCTCGCCGGTCGCGCTGGCCGACGACGGACTGCCGGACGCGCTGAAGAAGACGGTGACGGAGTGGGGCGGACGCACCGGCGTCCAGGCCCGGTTCACCGTCACCGGCACCGCCGAGCACCTCCACGACGAGGTCGCCGCCACGCTGCTGCGCATCGCCCAGGAGGCCCTGTCCAACACGGCACGGCACGCGGCCGCCGACCGGGTGGGCGTCACCCTCTCCTACATGGGCGACGAGGTCACCCTCGACATCCGCGACGACGGCCGGGGCTTCGACCCGCTGACCGCGCGGGAGCGCACCCCCGGCGGCGGTTTCGGTCTCGACGGCATGCGGGCCCGCGCCGAGCGCATCGCCGGTTCGCTCACCGTCGAGGCGGAACCGGGGCACGGCACCGCCGTCTCGGCTCGCGTACCGTTGGTCCGCCATGACCGATGA
- a CDS encoding L,D-transpeptidase produces MNVRPIAGAVLGLLMLTVTACGGGGSGSGAGDGKGDKAKDATAAQSEQSEAVVTIAPANGAKAVDTSGALKVAAAKGRLTEVVVKDGKGTKVDGKITGDGATWTPSTHLAASTTYSVHAVAKDSEGRTAAEDSRFTTLTPKNTFVGTFTPEDGSKVGVGMPFSVRFTRGITNPEDVEKAITVKTEPAVEVEGHWFGNDRLDFRPEKYWKAGTKVTVDLNLDGVEGRDDVYGKQAKTVSFTVGRSQVSVVDAKKHTMEVVRDGKTVKTIPVTTGAPGYETWNGQMVITERLAVTRMNGETVGYGGEYDIKDVPHAMRLSTSGTFIHGNYWGGDAFGNRNSSHGCIGLRDVRGGWDKGAPARWFFENSIIGDVVVVKNSEDATIAPDNGLNGWNMSWEKWKA; encoded by the coding sequence GTGAACGTGCGTCCGATAGCGGGGGCGGTACTCGGGCTGCTGATGCTGACCGTCACCGCATGCGGTGGGGGCGGCTCGGGCTCGGGGGCCGGGGACGGCAAGGGGGACAAGGCCAAGGACGCCACCGCGGCACAGAGCGAACAGTCCGAGGCCGTCGTCACCATCGCTCCCGCCAACGGGGCCAAGGCCGTCGACACCAGCGGCGCCCTGAAGGTGGCCGCCGCGAAGGGCAGGCTCACCGAGGTCGTCGTCAAGGACGGCAAGGGCACGAAGGTCGACGGGAAGATAACCGGGGACGGCGCCACCTGGACGCCGTCCACCCACCTGGCCGCCTCCACCACGTACAGCGTGCACGCGGTGGCCAAGGACTCCGAGGGCCGCACGGCCGCCGAGGACTCCCGCTTCACCACCCTGACGCCGAAGAACACCTTCGTCGGCACCTTCACACCGGAGGACGGCTCGAAGGTCGGCGTCGGCATGCCGTTCTCGGTCCGCTTCACCCGGGGCATCACCAACCCGGAGGACGTCGAGAAGGCCATCACCGTCAAGACCGAGCCGGCCGTCGAGGTCGAGGGCCACTGGTTCGGCAACGACCGCCTCGACTTCCGGCCGGAGAAGTACTGGAAGGCCGGCACCAAGGTCACCGTCGACCTCAACCTCGACGGCGTCGAGGGCCGCGACGACGTCTACGGCAAGCAGGCCAAGACCGTCTCCTTCACCGTCGGCCGCAGCCAGGTCTCCGTCGTGGACGCCAAGAAGCACACGATGGAGGTCGTGCGGGACGGCAAGACCGTCAAGACCATTCCCGTCACCACCGGCGCGCCCGGCTACGAGACCTGGAACGGCCAGATGGTCATCACCGAGCGGCTCGCGGTGACCCGCATGAACGGCGAGACCGTCGGCTACGGCGGCGAGTACGACATCAAGGACGTCCCGCACGCCATGCGCCTGTCCACCTCAGGCACCTTCATCCACGGCAACTACTGGGGCGGCGACGCCTTCGGCAACCGCAACTCCAGCCACGGCTGCATCGGCCTGCGCGACGTACGCGGCGGCTGGGACAAGGGTGCGCCGGCCCGCTGGTTCTTCGAGAACTCGATCATCGGCGACGTGGTCGTGGTCAAGAACTCCGAGGACGCCACCATCGCCCCCGACAACGGCCTCAACGGCTGGAACATGTCCTGGGAGAAGTGGAAGGCCTGA
- the glgX gene encoding glycogen debranching protein GlgX, protein MSSAAEREAVPGERAAADGRPAVVVNGTRRAAPPPAVPARPGTPVPLGARFRTGPDQVAGTNFALWAGGAEAVELCLFDGPGPGARESRVRLAELTHEIWHGFVPGVRPGQRYGYRVHGRWDPWTGARWNPAKLLLDPYARAVDGDFGLPPEVYGHVRDWPEQRVADTVRDDRDSAPHVPKGIVVHDDDDWSDDRRPKTPWADSVIYELHVRGFTKLHPEIPPELRGTYAGLAHPAAIAHLTRLGVTAVELLPVHQFAHESHLLDRGLRNYWGYNSVGYFAPHAAYAASGTTGEQVGEFKRMVRALHAAGIEVILDVVYNHTAEAGELGPTLSLKGIDNRGYYRLQPDARRYADYTGCGNTLHVVQPHVLRLITDSLRYWVTEMGVDGFRFDLAAALARSMHDVDMLSPFLAVIAQDPVLRRVKLIAEPWDVGSGGYQVGAFPPLWTEWNDRYRGAVRDFWRHALPDVREMGYRLSGSSDLYAWGGRRPYASVNFVTAHDGFTLRDLVSYERKHNEANGEGNRDGTDDNRSWNCGTEGETDDAEVRALRRRQLRNLLTTLLLSTGVPMLVAGDEMGRTQRGSNNAYCQDNETGWVDWSLRDDPEWAPLFALASRLIGLRHRHPVLRRRAFFSGRAHSADGLRDLAWFTAGGTEMTERDWYAPAATLGMYLSGRDIPGRDEHGDPVVDDSFLAVLHAGGEPAGFVLPGAPWAERYEVVVDTGQEEQGEAPGTAHPAGAEITVPARTVLLLRAG, encoded by the coding sequence GTGTCCAGCGCAGCCGAGCGGGAGGCGGTGCCCGGGGAGCGGGCCGCCGCGGACGGGCGCCCCGCCGTCGTGGTCAATGGCACGCGGCGCGCCGCTCCGCCGCCCGCCGTGCCGGCCCGGCCGGGCACCCCGGTGCCGCTGGGCGCCCGGTTCCGGACCGGTCCGGACCAGGTGGCGGGGACCAACTTCGCGCTGTGGGCGGGCGGGGCGGAGGCGGTCGAGCTGTGCCTGTTCGACGGGCCGGGCCCCGGTGCCAGGGAGAGCCGGGTGCGGCTGGCCGAGCTGACGCACGAGATCTGGCACGGTTTCGTGCCGGGTGTCCGGCCCGGGCAGCGCTACGGCTACCGGGTGCACGGCCGCTGGGACCCGTGGACCGGCGCCCGCTGGAACCCGGCGAAGCTGCTCCTCGACCCCTACGCCCGCGCCGTGGACGGCGACTTCGGCCTGCCGCCCGAGGTGTACGGCCACGTGCGGGACTGGCCGGAGCAGCGGGTCGCGGACACCGTGCGCGACGACCGCGACTCGGCGCCGCACGTCCCCAAGGGCATCGTGGTCCACGACGACGACGACTGGTCGGACGACCGGCGGCCCAAGACGCCGTGGGCGGACTCGGTCATCTACGAGCTGCACGTGCGCGGCTTCACCAAGCTCCACCCGGAGATCCCGCCCGAGCTGCGCGGCACCTACGCGGGCCTCGCCCACCCGGCGGCGATCGCGCACCTGACGCGGCTGGGCGTGACGGCGGTGGAACTGCTGCCGGTGCACCAGTTCGCGCACGAGAGCCATCTGCTGGACCGCGGCCTGAGGAACTACTGGGGCTACAACTCGGTCGGCTACTTCGCCCCGCACGCCGCCTACGCCGCCTCCGGCACCACCGGCGAGCAGGTCGGCGAGTTCAAGCGGATGGTGCGCGCGCTGCACGCGGCCGGCATCGAGGTGATCCTCGACGTGGTCTACAACCACACGGCGGAGGCGGGCGAGCTGGGCCCGACGCTCTCCCTGAAGGGCATCGACAACCGCGGCTACTACCGTCTCCAGCCCGACGCCCGCCGGTACGCCGACTACACCGGCTGCGGCAACACCCTGCACGTGGTCCAGCCGCACGTGCTGCGCCTGATCACCGACTCGCTGCGGTACTGGGTCACCGAGATGGGCGTGGACGGGTTCCGCTTCGACCTGGCGGCGGCGCTGGCCCGGTCGATGCACGACGTCGACATGCTCTCCCCGTTCCTCGCGGTGATCGCGCAGGACCCGGTGCTGCGCCGGGTGAAGCTGATCGCCGAGCCGTGGGACGTGGGCTCGGGCGGCTACCAGGTCGGCGCCTTCCCGCCGCTGTGGACGGAGTGGAACGACCGCTACCGGGGCGCGGTCCGGGACTTCTGGCGGCACGCGCTGCCGGACGTCCGGGAGATGGGCTACCGCCTGTCGGGCTCCAGCGACCTGTACGCGTGGGGCGGACGCAGGCCCTACGCCTCGGTCAACTTCGTCACCGCGCACGACGGCTTCACGCTGCGCGACCTGGTGTCGTACGAGCGCAAGCACAACGAGGCCAACGGCGAGGGCAACCGGGACGGCACGGACGACAACCGGTCCTGGAACTGCGGCACGGAGGGCGAGACGGACGACGCGGAGGTCCGCGCGCTGCGGCGGCGCCAGCTCCGCAACCTGCTGACCACGCTGCTGCTGTCGACTGGGGTGCCGATGCTGGTGGCGGGCGACGAGATGGGGCGCACCCAGCGCGGCAGCAACAACGCCTACTGCCAGGACAACGAGACCGGCTGGGTGGACTGGAGCCTGCGGGACGACCCGGAGTGGGCCCCCCTGTTCGCGCTGGCCTCCCGGCTGATCGGCCTGCGCCACCGGCACCCGGTGCTGCGCCGCCGGGCCTTCTTCTCCGGCCGCGCGCACTCCGCGGACGGCCTGCGCGACCTGGCCTGGTTCACCGCGGGCGGCACGGAGATGACGGAGCGGGACTGGTACGCCCCCGCCGCCACTCTCGGCATGTACCTGTCCGGGCGGGACATCCCGGGCCGCGACGAGCACGGCGACCCGGTCGTCGACGACAGCTTCCTGGCCGTGCTGCACGCGGGCGGGGAGCCGGCCGGCTTCGTCCTGCCGGGCGCCCCGTGGGCGGAGCGGTACGAGGTGGTCGTCGACACCGGGCAGGAGGAACAGGGCGAGGCACCGGGCACCGCACACCCCGCGGGAGCGGAGATCACGGTCCCGGCGCGGACGGTGCTGCTGCTGAGGGCGGGGTGA
- a CDS encoding ABC transporter permease, translating to MTTDVFDTAVLRTELRLFRREPGALFWMLVFPTLLLAILGSIPSFREADPSFGGLRPVDAYVPVAVLLGLTVGGLQGMPQVLTGYRERGILRRMSATPVRPAALLSAQMVVCGGAALVSALLALAVGRLAFDVSLPEQPLGYLLALLLAVPAALSLGAVLSALSRTTKIAGAIGSAALFPAMFCAGVWLPVQAMPDLLARIVGWTPFGAAAQALNEAAAGDWPDWSHLAVLVGWTVLLTAAAARWFRWE from the coding sequence ATGACCACCGACGTCTTCGACACCGCCGTACTGAGGACCGAGCTGCGCCTGTTCCGGCGCGAACCCGGCGCCCTGTTCTGGATGCTGGTGTTCCCGACCCTGCTGCTGGCGATCCTCGGTTCCATCCCGTCCTTCCGCGAGGCCGACCCCTCCTTCGGCGGACTGCGCCCGGTCGACGCCTACGTGCCGGTGGCCGTGCTGCTCGGCCTGACCGTCGGCGGCCTCCAGGGCATGCCGCAGGTCCTCACCGGCTACCGCGAGCGGGGCATCCTGCGCCGGATGTCCGCCACCCCCGTGCGCCCGGCGGCGCTGCTGTCCGCACAGATGGTGGTGTGCGGCGGAGCCGCCCTGGTCTCGGCGCTGCTCGCGCTCGCCGTCGGACGGCTCGCCTTCGACGTGAGCCTGCCCGAGCAGCCCCTCGGCTACCTCCTGGCGCTGCTGCTCGCCGTGCCGGCCGCGCTCTCCCTGGGCGCCGTGCTCTCGGCGCTCTCCCGCACCACGAAGATCGCCGGTGCGATCGGGTCGGCCGCGCTGTTCCCGGCGATGTTCTGCGCGGGCGTGTGGCTGCCGGTCCAGGCCATGCCGGACCTGCTGGCCCGGATCGTGGGCTGGACCCCGTTCGGCGCGGCCGCCCAGGCCCTCAACGAGGCCGCGGCGGGCGACTGGCCGGACTGGTCCCACCTGGCGGTCCTGGTGGGCTGGACGGTGCTGCTCACCGCGGCGGCCGCGCGCTGGTTCCGCTGGGAGTGA
- a CDS encoding L,D-transpeptidase codes for MRHVHERAPRAGAALAALLTWAGLLAGATGCTSDGGGVGSGIGSGIGEMFGKQPAAEDVIRVTPDDGSKAVRPDGKLSVRVPDGRLESVKVVRSQDAQDTPVPGRISEDGLSWRPDDGRLALAAKYTVDAVALDGGGHRSARHTTFTTQVPEERFIAYVAPENRSVVGTGMIVSLEFNREITDRAAVERAVTVTAEPATEIRPHWFGKDRLDFRPKEYWKPGTEVTVDLRLRDVEGAKGVYGLQHKKVAFTVGRSQVSRVDAVERTMQVRRDGTLLATVPITAGAPTTPTYNGRMVITEMLEVTRMNSRTVGFGGEYDIPDVPHAIRLTSSGTFLHGNYWAPADTFGRANVSHGCVGLRDDKGGGSDTPAGWFFDRSLIGDVVEVVHSKDRTVAPDNGLGGWNMKWKEWKAGSAVK; via the coding sequence GTGAGGCACGTACACGAGCGCGCACCGCGCGCGGGCGCCGCTCTGGCCGCCCTTCTGACATGGGCAGGACTGCTGGCCGGGGCCACCGGATGCACCTCGGACGGCGGCGGCGTCGGTTCCGGCATCGGCTCGGGCATCGGCGAGATGTTCGGCAAGCAACCCGCCGCCGAGGACGTCATCCGCGTCACCCCCGACGACGGGAGCAAGGCCGTCCGGCCGGACGGGAAGCTGTCGGTGCGGGTGCCCGACGGGCGCCTGGAGTCGGTGAAGGTCGTCCGGTCGCAGGACGCGCAGGACACCCCGGTGCCCGGCCGGATCTCCGAGGACGGCCTGTCCTGGCGGCCCGACGACGGCCGGCTCGCCCTCGCCGCCAAGTACACCGTCGACGCCGTCGCCCTGGACGGCGGCGGACACCGCTCGGCCCGGCACACCACGTTCACCACGCAGGTCCCCGAGGAGCGCTTCATCGCCTACGTCGCCCCCGAGAACCGCTCGGTCGTCGGCACCGGCATGATCGTTTCACTGGAGTTCAACCGGGAGATCACCGACCGCGCCGCCGTCGAACGCGCCGTGACGGTCACCGCGGAGCCCGCCACCGAGATCCGCCCCCACTGGTTCGGCAAGGACCGCCTCGACTTCCGCCCGAAGGAGTACTGGAAGCCCGGCACCGAGGTCACCGTCGACCTGCGCCTGCGGGACGTGGAGGGCGCGAAGGGGGTCTACGGGCTCCAGCACAAGAAGGTCGCCTTCACCGTCGGCCGCAGCCAGGTCTCCCGTGTAGACGCCGTCGAGCGGACCATGCAGGTGCGCCGGGACGGCACCCTGCTGGCCACCGTGCCGATCACCGCGGGGGCGCCGACGACCCCCACCTACAACGGCCGGATGGTGATCACCGAGATGCTCGAGGTCACCCGCATGAACAGCCGCACGGTCGGCTTCGGCGGCGAGTACGACATCCCCGACGTCCCGCACGCCATCCGGCTGACCAGCTCGGGCACCTTCCTGCACGGCAACTACTGGGCGCCCGCCGACACCTTCGGCCGGGCCAACGTCAGCCACGGCTGCGTCGGACTGCGCGACGACAAGGGCGGCGGCTCCGACACCCCGGCGGGCTGGTTCTTCGACCGCAGCCTCATCGGCGACGTCGTCGAGGTGGTCCACAGCAAGGACAGGACCGTGGCCCCCGACAACGGGCTGGGTGGCTGGAACATGAAGTGGAAGGAGTGGAAGGCGGGCAGCGCGGTGAAGTGA